The proteins below are encoded in one region of Chroococcidiopsis sp. SAG 2025:
- a CDS encoding lipoxygenase family protein, which produces MDLNTYLKLLSGLDSESKKIMLELEAMFSAAGLAVRGRGTHTDGIIVKGNLTVLNSSDVPSHSLFTPGKKYDVIFRHANIVGGAKDDALINGRGSAIRIGNIGDDLSKAGLLDLVLNTGEVFGLPTARLYHQFFGSDFHQKSDMLASGSLRRYAVEAALRNPDSFTELYYHTQLCYEWVDSKKKSRYARFRLLNPNQSTEGGLLDKNVEIGPRLVLPRERGDTREKNYLRNEFRQRFTDGGIVEYVLQAQFRTIEEKAIDCSSLWDPNTYPWLDIAAIVLDQDESENDHYQEIAYNPGNTHFDLRLPDSHNVDDFASLGLSGVLVHYFGSIVRVERTQYLYGSKDDLPGKPAYFPLPVTEIPSKRFLFLLEKYNFLTDQSYPSDGDHDQIEALVSSMPTTALDLAVGSVEPTDIPDSYFLERRLNGYNPGAIRESSGQEGWTHELTHNLAKYDIRPGLHFPDFVQCRLVVDKQNGIELHSIKIDDNEITPCQKHWQHAKHTYLQAEFVSQELKLHLARCHFNIEQYVMAIKRRLAPNHPVRAFIDPHLEGLMFINSSAVPKIIGSTGFIPIASMLTQGSIVDVIKNELSKLSYMWNPIADLPRDIPGDLFTPAATAYWELLKNYVEKGLLQPFKDELCTEANATQVDELFAELKERSLYSGDQSPNYDSSELKSLLMYIIYHSSFLHSWANFKQYDDAGNPNHVAMGDYSQYDQQMQDKIRFYQRSLTWVLSSIRYNPVVVYGSDLLKQLIREKLSVLEPGLPLKDFMMSINI; this is translated from the coding sequence ATGGATTTAAATACTTACTTGAAGTTATTAAGTGGATTGGATTCGGAATCTAAAAAAATCATGCTTGAGTTGGAAGCCATGTTCTCTGCTGCAGGTCTTGCAGTAAGAGGACGTGGAACGCATACTGACGGAATTATAGTCAAGGGAAACTTAACGGTACTGAATAGTAGTGATGTCCCCTCTCATTCGCTATTCACACCGGGTAAAAAATATGACGTTATTTTTCGTCATGCAAATATTGTGGGTGGTGCAAAAGATGACGCTCTTATAAACGGTCGTGGTTCAGCCATTAGAATTGGAAATATAGGTGATGACCTAAGTAAGGCCGGACTACTGGATCTTGTACTTAATACCGGTGAAGTTTTCGGACTTCCAACAGCCCGATTATATCATCAATTTTTTGGTTCAGATTTTCATCAAAAAAGTGACATGCTTGCCAGTGGCAGTTTAAGAAGATATGCAGTGGAAGCAGCCTTGCGCAATCCAGATTCATTTACTGAATTGTACTATCACACACAGCTTTGTTATGAATGGGTGGATTCCAAGAAGAAATCCCGTTATGCCCGCTTTCGCCTTTTAAATCCTAATCAAAGTACGGAAGGCGGTTTATTAGATAAAAATGTTGAAATAGGTCCTAGGCTGGTATTACCCAGAGAACGGGGCGATACTCGCGAAAAAAATTACCTGAGAAATGAGTTTCGCCAACGATTTACCGACGGAGGCATAGTAGAGTACGTCTTGCAAGCCCAGTTCAGAACAATTGAGGAAAAGGCAATAGATTGCAGTAGCCTATGGGATCCAAACACCTATCCTTGGCTCGATATAGCAGCCATAGTGCTTGATCAAGATGAATCTGAAAATGATCATTATCAAGAAATTGCCTACAATCCAGGCAATACTCACTTTGATTTAAGACTTCCCGATTCACATAATGTAGATGATTTTGCATCACTGGGATTGTCTGGTGTATTAGTTCATTATTTCGGCTCCATTGTTCGTGTTGAACGCACTCAGTATTTGTATGGAAGTAAGGATGATTTGCCTGGAAAACCAGCTTATTTCCCTCTCCCGGTGACTGAAATACCTTCAAAAAGATTCCTTTTCCTATTAGAAAAATATAATTTTCTTACAGATCAATCATACCCTTCAGATGGTGACCACGATCAGATTGAAGCACTTGTTTCATCCATGCCTACTACGGCTTTGGATTTGGCGGTTGGCAGTGTTGAACCCACTGATATTCCTGACAGCTACTTTTTGGAACGTCGGCTCAATGGGTACAATCCAGGTGCGATTCGCGAATCCTCTGGTCAAGAAGGCTGGACACATGAGCTTACTCACAATCTGGCAAAATATGACATCAGGCCAGGTTTGCACTTTCCTGATTTTGTTCAATGTCGGCTTGTTGTTGATAAACAAAATGGTATCGAGTTGCATTCGATTAAAATAGATGACAATGAAATTACACCGTGCCAAAAACACTGGCAACATGCTAAGCATACCTACCTGCAGGCCGAATTTGTTTCACAAGAACTAAAACTTCATTTAGCCCGTTGTCACTTTAATATTGAACAATATGTTATGGCTATAAAGAGAAGACTCGCACCCAATCATCCTGTGCGGGCGTTTATCGATCCTCATCTTGAAGGGCTGATGTTTATCAACTCGTCAGCTGTTCCAAAGATTATCGGTTCTACAGGTTTCATCCCTATTGCCTCCATGCTAACGCAGGGTTCTATTGTCGATGTAATTAAAAATGAGTTAAGTAAACTAAGTTATATGTGGAATCCAATCGCTGATTTGCCACGTGATATTCCCGGAGACCTTTTTACACCTGCAGCAACAGCCTATTGGGAACTGCTGAAAAATTATGTTGAGAAAGGTTTACTACAACCATTTAAAGATGAACTTTGCACTGAAGCAAATGCAACTCAGGTTGACGAACTTTTTGCTGAATTAAAAGAACGAAGTCTTTACTCCGGAGACCAATCACCCAACTACGATTCATCAGAGCTTAAAAGTCTATTGATGTATATTATCTACCATTCAAGCTTCCTGCACTCATGGGCTAACTTTAAACAATATGATGATGCTGGAAATCCTAATCATGTAGCAATGGGCGATTATAGTCAATATGACCAACAGATGCAGGACAAGATACGCTTCTATCAACGGTCTTTAACATGGGTGCTTTCATCAATTCGATACAACCCAGTTGTAGTATACGGATCGGATTTACTCAAACAGCTCATTCGGGAAAAATTATCAGTATTGGAACCCGGACTTCCATTAAAGGATTTTATGATGAGTATTAATATTTAA